From Novipirellula galeiformis, the proteins below share one genomic window:
- a CDS encoding c-type cytochrome domain-containing protein: MRYLVLSVLLFSALILGATSRAAELNAREKQLVNTVNQTLRTAGAEYKAGNFAASAEAIERAMTQIEIGMKVGSTELFDALEPSMKRISTAHAMLELEGAPVPPFRRPARPSGEASDTEMAAEKNATEPMKSPQPGQPPAAADFTAGISFTKHVSPILVGRCGNCHVTGSKGGFNMGNYQALMKGSKAGAVVFAGDVLNSVLVEVIESGAMPPNGSVPPQELLTLKTWINAGAKFDGNDPTAPLTAGAGVAPVDAPMKTAMPEIKQATGKETVSFAGDIAPLLVEGCTGCHIDAMQTRGGLRIETFARMMRGGDSGAMITPGNAADSLLIKKLRGTVGDRMPAGGRPAFSEDAIQLISTWINEGATLDGASKDQRLDVMSKLAWMSQASPSEISAKREEDAQDNLKLVNASGGEMHSVATDHFFVTGTASKATMELVASKAEEQIKWAKTVVTAPDGEEYFHGKATIFVMPRRYDYSEFAKMIEARDVPSHWNGHWKFDGINAYIAIVATDRDSDEEIQTRLISPIVSLAVATRGIDVPRWFAEGVGVSVFAKSGTKIDRDAKRREDAEIFAAVVAVKDAKQFLDEKLKPEQTDRIGMAIATSMMDRTRRKSFDALIRNLNEGQPFEQAFQTAFRAVPAAYITQWLNWTKGQG; this comes from the coding sequence ATGCGTTATCTGGTCTTATCTGTCTTACTATTTTCGGCCCTGATTCTGGGAGCGACATCGCGTGCTGCGGAGCTAAATGCCCGCGAAAAACAGCTGGTCAATACGGTCAACCAGACCCTCCGCACGGCGGGGGCGGAATACAAAGCGGGCAATTTCGCCGCTTCGGCTGAGGCGATCGAACGCGCGATGACGCAAATCGAAATTGGCATGAAGGTCGGCTCCACGGAATTGTTCGACGCCCTCGAACCGTCCATGAAGCGAATTTCCACCGCGCATGCGATGCTTGAACTCGAAGGCGCCCCGGTACCTCCGTTTCGTCGTCCGGCTCGCCCCAGCGGAGAAGCGTCCGATACCGAGATGGCTGCCGAGAAAAACGCGACCGAGCCGATGAAAAGTCCGCAGCCCGGTCAGCCCCCCGCCGCGGCGGACTTCACCGCAGGGATCAGCTTCACGAAGCACGTCTCCCCGATCCTGGTCGGCCGCTGTGGCAATTGCCACGTCACCGGATCCAAGGGAGGATTCAACATGGGGAACTACCAAGCATTGATGAAAGGCTCTAAAGCGGGTGCCGTTGTCTTTGCTGGGGATGTCCTCAATAGCGTTTTAGTCGAGGTGATCGAATCGGGAGCGATGCCGCCCAACGGAAGCGTCCCGCCGCAAGAGCTACTCACACTCAAGACATGGATCAATGCCGGCGCGAAGTTCGACGGGAACGATCCCACCGCCCCGCTCACCGCAGGTGCTGGCGTGGCCCCGGTCGATGCGCCGATGAAAACGGCGATGCCGGAAATCAAACAGGCGACGGGGAAAGAAACGGTCAGCTTTGCGGGCGACATCGCTCCGCTGCTGGTCGAAGGCTGCACAGGTTGCCACATCGATGCGATGCAGACGCGTGGAGGGCTACGAATCGAGACATTCGCTCGCATGATGCGAGGCGGCGACAGCGGTGCAATGATCACTCCAGGCAACGCGGCGGACAGTTTGTTGATCAAAAAATTGCGTGGGACCGTCGGCGATCGCATGCCAGCCGGAGGACGCCCTGCGTTTTCCGAAGACGCGATTCAATTGATTTCGACTTGGATCAACGAAGGCGCTACGCTCGATGGTGCCAGCAAGGATCAACGGCTCGACGTGATGAGCAAATTGGCCTGGATGTCCCAAGCCTCCCCCAGCGAAATTAGTGCGAAACGAGAGGAAGATGCCCAAGACAACTTAAAACTCGTCAACGCCAGTGGGGGTGAAATGCACTCGGTCGCGACCGACCACTTCTTTGTGACCGGAACGGCTTCCAAAGCGACGATGGAATTGGTCGCATCGAAAGCCGAAGAACAAATCAAATGGGCCAAGACGGTGGTGACCGCGCCCGACGGGGAAGAGTATTTTCATGGCAAAGCAACAATTTTTGTGATGCCTCGGCGCTATGACTACAGCGAATTTGCCAAGATGATCGAGGCTCGCGACGTGCCTTCCCACTGGAACGGTCACTGGAAGTTCGATGGCATCAATGCCTACATCGCGATCGTCGCGACCGACCGCGACAGCGACGAAGAGATCCAAACCCGACTCATCTCGCCCATCGTCAGCCTTGCGGTGGCGACTCGCGGGATCGACGTCCCACGCTGGTTTGCCGAAGGGGTAGGGGTGAGCGTTTTCGCGAAATCGGGGACGAAAATCGATCGCGATGCCAAGCGCCGCGAAGACGCTGAGATCTTCGCCGCGGTGGTGGCGGTGAAGGATGCAAAACAGTTTCTCGATGAAAAACTCAAACCCGAACAAACCGATCGCATTGGTATGGCGATC